The sequence gcagaaagagaaatcaaggaattgatcccttttacaactgcaccaaaaaccagaagatacctaggaataaacctaatcaaagaggtaaaagatctggaccctaaaaagtacagaaaacatatgaaggaaattgaagaggacacaaagaaatggaaaacattccatgctcacggactggaagaacaaacattattaaaatgtctgtaatacccaggggtacctgggtggctcagttggttgagcgtctgactcttgattttggcttgggtcatgatcctagggtcgtagGATCCCAtgagctcagcatggagcctgcttgggattctctctctctctctctctctctctctctctctctgtctctctgtctcttccccccaACCctgtctgtaaaaaaaaaaaaaaaaaaaaaaaagtctctactacccaaagcaatctacacatttttttaaattaattttttgggagtctatttatttttgaaagaaagagagagagagagagagagagagagagagagagagacagagcaagcgagggaggggtagagagagagggaggcacaggatacaaagcaggctccaagctctgagctgtcagcacagagcctgacgcagggcttgaactcacgaaccgcgagatcatgacctgagctgaagtcaatgctcaatcgactgagccacccaggtgccccacaatctacacatttaatgcaatcactatcaaaatgacaccagcattcttcacagagctagaacaatcctaaaatttgcatggaaacacaaaagaccccaaatagccaaagcaatcctgaaaaagaaaagcaatgctgAAAGCaccataattccagacttcaaactatattacaaagctgtagtcatcaaggcagtatgggtcaaaaacagacacatggatcaatggaacagaatagaaaatccagaaatagacccacaactatatggtcgaCTCATATTCAactaagcagaaaagaatatccaatggcataaagactgtctcttcaaaaTGGTGGTGGAAAAACTGGATTGCAAAATGCagatgaaactgaaccactttcttacaccatacacaaaaataaattcaaaatggatgaaagacctaatcaTGAgatggaaaccatcaaaatcctagaggagaacacaggcagcaacttcttcaAACTTGGCCAttgcaacttcttacttgacacattgccagaggcaagggacacaaaagcaaacatgaactattgggacttcatcaagataaaaagctgcacagcaaaggaaacaatcaacaaaactaaaaggcaacttacagaatggaagatctttgcaaaagacatatctcataaagggttagcatccaaaatctataaagaacttactaaactgaacacccaaaaaacaaacaatccagttaagaaaagggcagaagacatgaatagacatttttccaaagtagacatccatatggccagtagacacatgaaaagatgctcaacatcactcatcactagagaaatacaaatcaaaaccacgatgagataccacatcacacctgtcagaatggctaaaagtaacaacacaagaaacaacaggtgttggtgaggatgtagagaaaggggaaccctcttgcacttggAATccctcttggtgggaatgcaaactggtgcagccactctggagaacagtatgtaggtttcccaaaaagttaaaaatagaactaccctacaatccagcaattgcactactcagtatttaccaaaaggatacaaaaatcctgATTTGAAGGAGTACATGTATGTTGTTTATGTTGAAGGagtcctgatgtttatagcagcattatcaacaatagccaaaaaagagcccaaatgtccatttgatgaatggataaagatgtgagatacacacacacactgctgtcaaaagaaatgaaatcttgacatttgcaatgatgtggatggagctacagtgtattatgataagtgaaataagtcagtcagagaaagatatcatttgatttcattcatgtggaatttaagaaacaaaacagacaaacatatgggaagggaataaaaaagagagggacacaaaccATTAGAAActctgtaaaaaaattttttttaacgtttatttttgagagactgagcacaagtgggggaaggacagagagagagggagacacagaatctgaagcaggctccaggctctgaactgtcagcacacagcctgatgcagggcttgaactcacaaactgtgagatcatgacctgggttgaggttggacacttaattgattgagccacccaagtcaCCCATagagacttttaatgatagagaactgatggttgatggAGGGAGTTGGGTTGGGGATGGGtaaatgtgtgatgggtattaaagagggcacttgttatgatgaaccctgggtgttgtatgtaagtaatgaatcattgaattctactcctgaaaccaatattacactatgtgttaagcaactagaatttaaattaaaaaaaattagtaaacatgAAAAAGGACACAGTTTTGGAAGGATGAATATGACTTCTAGTTAGAGGAATCTATTCTgatgaaaacacaaaacagatgaacaaaccaCAAACACCTAAGTGAACCATATTCCACATGGTTTCATCTATTTCCCAACTGGAACATGATTTCCACAGTCTCCCCACAAGAGGGATATCACTTAATGAACTCAGCCATGAAATCAAAACTCAAAGTTCCCTCATTATCCCACTATGGGCATGTTCAGTCATGTGCAATCAACAAAACACTCCAAACAAACTTAGCCAAAAATCACACCCAGTGTACAAGAATGAGTAAGATCAGAAATGAGACTCATGGATGGAGCCAAGGAACAAGAACTGAAGATGAAAAGGGTCCAGGTCTACAGGAGGTGCACTTTCAGGCTACATGTTTATGTTGGTTGTTGCAGTTGACCCAGGTAGACACTATCTCCAGAAATAAACTGTTACAAAGTAACTGAGAAACAGTTACTTGCACACTATTTACTATCTTTCATGCAATATAGTTACTTGCACATTATGTACTACTTTTCATGTAATTTAGTTACTTGCACACTATTTACTATTTTTCATGCAAGTAACCTATTGACATACGGAGTCAATGGGAAAACTGAGTCAAggatgaaggcaaaataaagatgtGGTAGATTGCTACACTGGTGGTCCCCAGGGAACAAATGAACCTTCTGGTATGCATGCTCCTTCCCTGTTGAATCTGGGCTTGGTTACTTGCTTTGTCAAGGGGACATCAATCAGCAAGTGTGATGAGAACAGAGGCTTGATAAGTTCTTGCACCTTGGAGCTTGACCTCTTAACTGCTTTCGGTGGAAGCCAGAGGGCATGTAAGAGGTCCAACCTCCTTGAGAGACCTATGCTGTAAGAACATCAAAACCAGCTATGTAGTAGGCCACACAGAAAAGCAAGGAGGTGGCAGACATGCATATGAACCTTCTGGGCTCTTCTAGACCAGGTACCACAGACAGCAGCTAAATGCAGCTGAGTCACTCCAGCTGATGCCATATGGAATAGAAGAAACTAGCCAGTTAGGCTCTCAGAAAGCATAGTCCACAAAATCATTGTTTGAAGCCACATCATGCAGTGATTTTTATGCAGCAATAAATAAGTACAACACAGGATTTataagagcaagagaagaaagaaaattgtattcTGGGAATCGTGAATTTTGTTTGTATATGTTTGAGGGAAATTGATTAGCTGGCACCCAGCAAGAGGTCAGTCTGAAATTCTGTCTTTGAGTAAGTTCCCTAGGGAcatcaaataaaacaatttttgttgtttactCATTCTCAAGAAAATCCTGAGGGTTTATCTATGCGGCACAGTTGTGTACTGTCCACCAAATGTCCTTTCGTTATCACCTTTGACCTTGTTCAGGTTTGTACCACTTCTCATATTagaattttatagaagaaaaccaagagatTGGGAAAGATCAGCTTGGAGTGAGCCTGGAGGATCTGAAGCCATTCTGACCCCCTaaactttttttccttgtctAAAAACGACATCAGTGGCATCAGCAGTCTGTTTAGCCCTTTAGTCAACAGTGAGGGCtacctaaataaaaaatattctatgaagGCTCAAGCTCTTGCCAACAACCCTGGATCCTGAGTTCCAAATGTGGCATTACACTAAGGAAGCAGGGATGAAGGAGCACTGGGGTCAGTATCCTGGAAATGGAAGCTGCTCAGTGGGCAAGTGGTTTATAGAAATCAGGATCTCCCCAAATTGTAGGAATATGAACATGGTAAAGACAGAGAGGTTAGCCAgtgacagagaaatacaaactgaAACAGAGGAAAATAGAATGAAGAGCTGAAATACTCACAGAATCACACAAAGTGAGACAccaatatactttatttatttcgAAGATAAGGTGAATCCATCACTGGTGGCTGGAGCTCTCATGCTGCACTTTCTCCTCACAGAGGTGGGCTAGAATGGGGTGGGCTGTGTTTGGCAGGGGTTGTGGAGATTTGGGATCTGTGTAGATGAGAATTTGGGTTTTATAAGACTGTGGCACCTCTCACAGCAATGTAGAATCCACCTGTGTAACCTCATCAGACCTATGCCCCCCATCACTCCTATCTTCCTGGAGTATCCTCAGTTTTCCCCTACAAACCTCTCACCTGCCTGGCTCCCCAGCTGGGCCTCAGGCCGGTCTCCCCAGAGCAGATGATCAGGATCATTGAGGAAACGTTGGCTGCGCTGGCATGTCAGGCAGGTCTGTACTGTCCAGCGCTGTCCCCTGCATCCTGGGGtttaagcaggggtggggtggggaaagagtgCCCAGATTTAGGAGAAGAAAAGCTCTCCTTCATCCAATTTTGCCTCCACTGTTTTTCGGTACAAATTCCAACCCTCCCCAACTTTGAATACAAATTTGAGATGTCTTACCCCTGCTTAAAGTCCATCaatttttttgtatcctttaagATAAAGTCCAAAGTCCTTAGAAGTCTCTTTAAGATCTgccctgtttccttctccagcctCATGCTTTAACCTTGCCTACCTCAAACTCCAGGCTCCTAAACTCTGGTCTCCTTGACAGCACCACAAGCTCTCTTGTCTCAGAGTCCTCACACATGCCTAGAATTTCCATCTCTTCACTCCTTTTGCTTATCATGAACCTCATCACTACTGGTATAAGTAATGTTACCTCCCCAATTAAAGCATTTTTCTACactattttaattgtttcttaGTCTATTCTATCAGACTATAATTTCAATGAGAATAATGTATCTCATACAATACTTGATACACCTTAGaaaaatcaatatttgttgaatgaatgaatgaacagtgaTGTGAATCCTGTCCTCCACAATGCAAAATAACACCTATTATTATGTATGGGTGGGTTACCTCTTATAGCAACATCATTTCCCTATTGTCCAGATCTTAGTTTGTCCAAGAGGAGTTAACAATTTAACCCAAAGCTGGAAAATGTCGGCTGCTGCAAATCCCACGCTAGACGCCCATCTAAAGCGAGGAAGGGGATCCCCTCCGCAACCCACTACTGCTCCTCAGTCACCCCACGTTAGTAGGAGCACTCACGTCTCTGACGCTGGGTGCAGGTGAGACCAGGGATAAGAAGGGAAGAGCAGCCACGACAGAGGGTCCTCTTCACTGAGGGGTCCCTGTGGGCGGATGGTGATCCAAGCGCCTGCGCTCATTCTCCCCATTCTTCCCCACGTCCCGCCCGCCACCAGGCTCCCGGAGCGTCTCACCGCCGCAAGACCAGCCGCTTTGCGATGGTCCTCTCCGTGTGGCAGTAAAACCTCGCCAGCGCCTGGTTCTTGGGGTCCTGCGCAAGGACACAGTGGGCGGCCTAGGGGAGGGAAACCATCACTCGGTGGCCGGCCAAACCCAGTCGCCTCCCCAAACGCCCCGACGGACTTGCCTGGTACAGGAAGTTTAGCCTCTGGAAGGCCTCTCGGTCCTTTACTGGGCCAGCCATCGACGCTGCACTAGCTCCTCACAAACGAGCGTCCGCAGGTCCTGCCCCTCCGATAGCTCCGTCTCGGGCGCCTGCACAAGGCCTCCTGGGAAGTGTAGTTCCTGGGCCTCTCTCAGGGAGATCCTTACTCTGGCGCCACCCTGTGGCCTCACAGACCCAGCTGTTTGTAAACCCATACTCATCCATGCAATCCAAGCCCAGGGCACCTTTCTGAATTTTGGCTTTCTTCTAGTCTTCCTCAAGCCCATGATCAACTGTACTAGGTAGGAAAGGCTAGTGGAACAGGAGATTATCTTAAACTAGGAAATATTTTCAGGACAGAAGACTGGTCTCTTTATGTAGATAGGCTGGGGAGATGGTTATATGCAATGTATTCCTGCTAGAACTTCTTCCCTACTCTCCACAAGCCAAAGGTAGATAGATGCCTGGAAGATCTACAGACTGAAGAAACAGAAGTTATACATTCAAAAAAAGCACTGGTACTGGTGGGAGTGAAATTGGAAAGGATCATgagggtggtggagggagggaagtacAGCTTATTCCCATTCCTTTCCACTTACCCAAAAAACACTTCCTGTTATGCAGTGCTagacacatagtaggtgatcCTAGCTAACTCCTAGTCTTAGGTACTGGAGCACAGAAATTTTGACAGCATCTCCTGTCTCTGAAACTCTCCCCTACCCCAGACCCCTACCCAAGGCATATATTTAACATCCCTTACTCTGACCTCAGTCTCCTGTTTGTTCTGTTTGACATCCTGTGTTTACCTTTGTCTCATAGATAATGACCAGCATTTCCTGAAGTCAAGAGTAGAGGAATGTGGGGTGGAAGGGCATAACATGAATGAAccctgagacagggagagggcagaATTAAGTAAGGAGAGAATGaggcctctctctcttctcaaaccCTATCAGGCCAGGCAGGGAACCAGCCCTTCAGCTCAGAAGAAATGGCCCAAACTTCCTCTGGGACTAATTTCCCAAAGTTCCCTAAACTCAAATGAGGAGTATGTTTAAAATGTAGAGGCCCAGGCCTACCCCAGACTTTGATCAATCACTGAGGATAGCCCCAAGAACATGCACTTTTAACATCAGTGATTCTTACATATCAACACAAGGCCATTGTCAAATTACCACACAACACAGAGATCACTTCAGTGGATCCTTTGTTCCATGTTATGTTTTACCAACCAAAGCATCTTGCCACAAAGAACCACAGTCAAGGCACAAAGGTAAGAGGAGAGTCTGGACAAAGTCCTGTTGAGGTGGTAGGAGGAAGTGAAACACTCAATAAACTGCAGTTTCTTGTCCCAATCTTCTGTGAATCCCTGATCACCCAAGTAGCAGATATTCCAAATCATTTTAGTTTGGTTTGGCATGCATCGCTTTAACCTTTTTTGACAACATATGTACCCTACAAGTTGTTTATTTTGGCCTAATGTTAAAATGATTTACATTCTCTGATAGGGGAAATGGCAAAAGGTGAAGGATGGCAACAAATAAGCAAGAGACTGGCTCTTGTGAACACTAGTTCCAGGCCATATGAACATAGGCTAAAGGAAGTTGCCTATGTGACACTTTACTCTACATACCCTGTCTTCTACCCTGTCCTCAGGGTGAGGAAGactccattttccttctccctttttggCTTGGACACCTTAGCCAAGTAACAAGGCTGACAACTTGGGAGCAGATACTTAGTAACATTCTTTAAGGCCAGGGCTTTGGATAGAAatacctttctctttcctctaatACTTGACTGTCCTTTCCAGGTCCCCTTGGGAAAGCAGTGAAAGGGTAGACATGTCTTGAAGGGTCTCTGGCACCTCACCTCTGCAGGAGAAAGGTGACTGACCAATTCTTGGAGACAATCAACTCTAAGGAGACAGGCAATAAGCCAGCTTTGCTGAAGGCTGAGGCAGGGACTTGGGTTCTCCTCTCATTTCTTctcaccctctcctccccacattccTA is a genomic window of Panthera uncia isolate 11264 chromosome B2 unlocalized genomic scaffold, Puncia_PCG_1.0 HiC_scaffold_24, whole genome shotgun sequence containing:
- the RPP21 gene encoding ribonuclease P protein subunit p21 isoform X1 gives rise to the protein MAGPVKDREAFQRLNFLYQAAHCVLAQDPKNQALARFYCHTERTIAKRLVLRRDPSVKRTLCRGCSSLLIPGLTCTQRQRRCRGQRWTVQTCLTCQRSQRFLNDPDHLLWGDRPEAQLGSQADPKSPQPLPNTAHPILAHLCEEKVQHESSSHQ
- the RPP21 gene encoding ribonuclease P protein subunit p21 isoform X2, with amino-acid sequence MAGPVKDREAFQRLNFLYQAAHCVLAQDPKNQALARFYCHTERTIAKRLVLRRDPSVKRTLCRGCSSLLIPGLTCTQRQRRCRGQRWTVQTCLTCQRSQRFLNDPDHLLWGDRPEAQLGSQAGERSQISTTPAKHSPPHSSPPL